The Streptomyces sp. NBC_00440 genome contains a region encoding:
- a CDS encoding NB-ARC domain-containing protein, translated as MSSSATRLTCFALLSSMEEDLRSIILSTCEETESPRDILNTARYEKASIRLTRDVGNQVDANIASLAPYLDFADAYEVLSGIKVRLAEEIQDSLRIFAPSLNKLTQVRNRVAHTRPMEIDDLAFVHDVSKNIYSASPSSWGCLETTISKLEEDPAYVLGLAIDLVADPDNAPQHNLPAPEFDETGFFGRRKELDRIKKAIKGAYPVVSILGDGGIGKTSIALKAAYELLDDPNNPFDAFVWVTAKATILTVNEIQRISGAIENSLGLFASAAEQLGGRTAKKSVDPVGEVLSYLEHFKVLLILDNMETVLDQRLRDFLLDLPMGSKVIITSRIGLGIENPVSLAPLSGDDSTRLLQKLARVRNVEALQGLPVAVLSKMVQAMKGHPAYIRWFVAGVQAGKRPEELLHENDLLLDFCMSNVYGHLNEKARAVLRSMQVLPGRRSQAELAFLNEYSAGEMQSSLLELITTNFIQMQGTSMDQTSETAYQLTDFGKQYLDKRHAVQSLDRAIFEGRSRDLADLGMRLQVESTASPYDPRTIDIKGPGDFSTARLLRDALRHHERGDVDGALLVCHEAQRLSPGYHESWRVEAFIQAGQRDVTAARAAYERAFELAPESPTLNYLYGAFLVDEAVDPVLGLEMLQKAAVLAEVPPVVVNEIAWAHIQLSDFEAAVTSASHSITLKPDLHDGSVAMITGVRAGVYGARRKVDGGALDSAVECIEAAVELVESGRDEMLAGEPVDRIVQLIDSGEMLLRRIDEDFLLESLDALLSRLKDRVRAVDSDALRRRVGMVTNVREDKKFGFVRSWGNDYFFHRSDFTDESDWAYLASGVAVAFYPDEGGMKGPRATALRWLG; from the coding sequence ATGAGCTCCAGTGCTACTCGACTCACCTGCTTCGCCCTTCTTTCTTCAATGGAAGAAGATCTGCGCAGCATCATCTTGAGCACATGTGAGGAGACGGAAAGTCCTCGGGATATTCTTAACACAGCTCGCTATGAGAAGGCATCAATCCGACTAACACGAGATGTCGGTAACCAGGTAGACGCCAACATTGCCAGCCTTGCGCCCTACTTGGACTTCGCTGACGCCTATGAAGTTCTGTCGGGTATTAAAGTGAGGCTAGCGGAAGAGATTCAGGATTCTCTTAGAATTTTTGCACCGAGTCTGAACAAACTGACACAGGTGCGTAACAGAGTCGCTCATACGCGACCGATGGAAATTGACGACCTTGCCTTTGTGCATGATGTATCTAAAAATATCTATTCTGCCTCGCCATCGTCGTGGGGATGCTTGGAAACCACGATTTCTAAGTTGGAAGAGGATCCCGCATACGTTCTCGGGCTTGCTATTGATCTAGTAGCTGACCCTGACAATGCCCCGCAGCACAACCTGCCTGCGCCAGAATTTGACGAGACCGGGTTTTTTGGTCGCCGCAAGGAGCTTGATCGAATCAAAAAGGCGATTAAGGGGGCTTATCCCGTTGTTTCGATTCTTGGTGATGGGGGCATTGGTAAAACTTCAATTGCCTTGAAAGCCGCCTACGAGCTTCTAGATGACCCGAATAATCCATTTGATGCCTTTGTCTGGGTGACGGCAAAGGCAACAATTCTGACAGTGAATGAGATCCAACGCATTAGCGGTGCTATCGAGAATTCTTTGGGTCTATTCGCGTCAGCTGCTGAGCAGTTGGGGGGGCGGACTGCAAAGAAGTCGGTAGATCCGGTAGGAGAGGTGCTTTCTTATTTGGAGCACTTTAAAGTTCTTCTAATTCTTGACAACATGGAGACGGTCCTGGATCAAAGGCTGCGTGATTTCTTGCTGGACCTTCCCATGGGTAGTAAGGTAATTATCACTAGTCGAATCGGGTTGGGGATCGAGAATCCCGTTTCGTTGGCGCCTTTGTCCGGGGATGATTCGACACGGCTCTTGCAGAAGTTGGCGCGAGTGCGAAACGTGGAGGCGCTGCAAGGTCTGCCAGTAGCAGTTCTTTCAAAAATGGTGCAGGCGATGAAGGGGCACCCTGCGTACATCAGGTGGTTCGTGGCCGGGGTCCAGGCGGGTAAGCGGCCGGAAGAACTTCTGCACGAGAATGATCTGCTTCTAGATTTTTGCATGTCGAATGTCTATGGTCACCTAAATGAAAAGGCGCGGGCCGTTCTTCGGTCGATGCAAGTGTTGCCGGGGCGACGCAGCCAAGCTGAGCTGGCGTTCTTGAACGAGTATTCTGCCGGAGAGATGCAGTCGAGCTTGCTGGAGCTAATCACGACCAATTTCATTCAGATGCAGGGAACTTCGATGGATCAAACTTCGGAGACGGCTTACCAGCTCACAGATTTCGGAAAGCAGTATCTCGATAAACGTCATGCCGTTCAGTCGCTGGACAGGGCAATTTTCGAAGGGCGAAGTCGTGATCTCGCAGACTTGGGCATGCGCCTCCAAGTAGAAAGCACGGCCTCGCCGTATGACCCTCGCACAATCGACATCAAGGGGCCTGGAGACTTTAGTACTGCTCGCTTGCTTCGCGATGCCCTGAGGCACCACGAACGTGGTGACGTTGACGGTGCTCTATTGGTTTGCCATGAAGCACAAAGACTTTCCCCTGGATATCACGAATCATGGCGCGTAGAAGCCTTCATTCAAGCCGGGCAACGTGATGTGACGGCAGCACGTGCCGCATACGAACGGGCATTCGAACTAGCGCCTGAATCACCCACCTTGAATTATCTTTACGGTGCATTCCTCGTGGATGAAGCGGTGGACCCTGTTTTGGGCCTTGAGATGCTGCAAAAGGCTGCGGTTCTCGCAGAAGTTCCGCCAGTGGTTGTAAATGAAATCGCGTGGGCGCACATTCAGTTGAGTGATTTTGAGGCTGCGGTGACCAGCGCTTCTCATTCGATTACGTTGAAACCTGATCTGCATGATGGGTCAGTAGCCATGATCACTGGCGTTCGCGCAGGAGTCTACGGGGCTAGAAGGAAAGTCGATGGCGGCGCGCTGGACAGTGCTGTGGAATGCATCGAAGCTGCCGTTGAGCTTGTGGAATCAGGACGGGACGAGATGCTTGCCGGTGAGCCAGTGGACCGAATCGTCCAGTTGATTGATTCTGGCGAAATGCTACTTCGCCGTATCGATGAGGATTTTTTGCTCGAAAGCCTTGATGCCCTTTTGAGTCGCCTGAAAGACCGTGTGCGTGCTGTTGATTCAGATGCTCTCCGGAGGCGAGTAGGGATGGTGACCAATGTGCGCGAAGATAAGAAGTTCGGGTTCGTTCGATCCTGGGGGAATGATTATTTTTTCCACCGGAGTGATTTTACAGATGAAAGTGATTGGGCTTACCTTGCCTCTGGGGTAGCTGTCGCCTTTTATCCTGATGAAGGAGGAATGAAAGGCCCGCGTGCCACCGCTCTAAGATGGCTAGGTTAG
- a CDS encoding GntR family transcriptional regulator — MASRRQVIADDLREQISTGRIKAGERLPSEAKLATRYTVSTPTLRSALAVLQGEGLVEKIHGRGNFVRYPLRRITYVGGGRTSDMATATPAPLRINVRATQLQARGNLASLLRVPASSPLTEFLCLSHDGNSPHSLAHIYVPRDLAPVDGYDESLWHEGVNSRLAQLRPPLAEVQEQVTARFPTPSEAATLRISSALPVLAITRLAADTTGRVVEAALLVLPGDRADALFTNHTTTEEKGTEG; from the coding sequence GTGGCTTCCCGCCGTCAGGTCATCGCCGACGATCTCCGGGAGCAGATCTCGACCGGCCGCATCAAAGCCGGCGAACGACTGCCCTCGGAGGCAAAGCTCGCCACTCGATACACGGTCAGCACACCGACTCTGCGGAGTGCGCTTGCGGTCCTCCAAGGGGAAGGGCTTGTGGAGAAGATCCACGGCAGGGGGAATTTCGTCCGGTACCCCCTGCGCAGAATCACGTACGTCGGCGGCGGCCGCACATCCGATATGGCGACCGCGACCCCGGCACCTCTCCGCATCAACGTCCGCGCCACCCAGCTTCAAGCGCGAGGAAATCTGGCCAGTCTCCTGCGCGTGCCGGCAAGCAGTCCGCTGACGGAGTTTCTCTGCCTCAGCCACGACGGGAACTCACCGCACAGCCTGGCCCACATCTACGTTCCCCGCGACCTGGCGCCCGTTGACGGGTACGACGAGTCGCTCTGGCACGAGGGGGTGAATTCCCGGCTTGCTCAACTCCGCCCGCCTTTGGCCGAGGTCCAAGAACAGGTGACCGCGCGCTTCCCGACACCATCGGAAGCAGCGACTCTCCGAATCAGCTCGGCGCTGCCAGTTCTCGCGATAACTCGCCTGGCGGCCGATACCACGGGACGAGTCGTCGAGGCGGCGCTCCTGGTGCTTCCCGGCGACCGCGCAGACGCCCTGTTCACCAACCACACGACGACCGAAGAGAAGGGAACGGAAGGATGA
- a CDS encoding GntR family transcriptional regulator, whose product MPEQPPYLRIADTLGQRIADHEWTPGDRLPSRAQIAQECGVGENVVRRAQELLISQGVLEGRAGSGTYVAEPRQRVRVVRSTAREQRDGSPFRADMKAVGKQGDWESRTEAKVPAPTDIAARLGIAEGDLCVRTVYEFLADARPVQLSTSWEPHDLTAGTLVVLPEGGPHAGAGVVNRMAEIGITVSHAVEQPEPRQATGEEASILGIQKAALVTHIRRTYYSDEGRPVETADIIVPAAHCEIVYEIPINR is encoded by the coding sequence ATGCCTGAGCAACCGCCCTATCTCCGCATCGCCGACACCCTTGGGCAGCGGATCGCGGACCACGAGTGGACGCCGGGCGATCGGCTGCCCTCACGCGCCCAGATCGCCCAGGAATGCGGCGTCGGCGAGAACGTGGTCCGACGGGCTCAGGAGCTACTGATCTCCCAAGGGGTTCTGGAAGGACGCGCCGGTTCCGGCACGTACGTCGCTGAGCCCCGCCAGCGCGTGCGAGTGGTCCGCTCCACGGCACGCGAGCAGCGCGACGGTTCCCCGTTCCGCGCGGACATGAAGGCCGTTGGCAAGCAGGGGGACTGGGAGAGCAGGACCGAGGCCAAGGTCCCCGCACCGACGGACATCGCGGCTCGGCTCGGTATCGCCGAAGGCGACCTGTGCGTCCGCACCGTGTACGAGTTCCTGGCCGACGCCAGGCCGGTGCAGCTGTCGACGAGCTGGGAACCGCACGACCTCACCGCCGGCACACTCGTCGTCCTTCCCGAGGGTGGGCCGCACGCCGGGGCGGGCGTCGTGAACCGCATGGCCGAGATCGGCATCACCGTCAGCCATGCAGTGGAGCAGCCGGAGCCACGGCAGGCGACCGGCGAGGAGGCGTCAATCCTGGGCATCCAGAAGGCCGCACTCGTCACTCACATCCGACGGACGTACTACAGCGACGAGGGTCGGCCCGTGGAGACGGCGGACATCATCGTGCCCGCGGCTCACTGCGAGATCGTCTATGAGATTCCGATCAACCGATAG
- a CDS encoding SDR family oxidoreductase — MGAGRGIRGRTHRDEVAAARAGMVPMGHRGTSQDVADAALFLASDESAFITGVILPDDGGFTLRAGTH, encoded by the coding sequence ATGGGAGCGGGGAGGGGGATCCGCGGCCGAACCCACCGCGACGAGGTGGCGGCCGCACGTGCGGGAATGGTCCCCATGGGCCACCGGGGAACCAGCCAGGACGTCGCCGACGCGGCACTCTTCCTCGCCTCGGACGAGTCCGCGTTCATCACCGGCGTCATCCTGCCTGACGACGGCGGCTTCACCCTCCGGGCAGGAACCCACTGA
- a CDS encoding ferredoxin — protein sequence MKIAIEEDKCCGAGQCVLVAPEVFDQRDEDGIVVLLDPDPPQEQYGNVREAAAVCPAAAIEVRE from the coding sequence ATGAAGATCGCCATCGAAGAGGACAAGTGCTGCGGGGCCGGCCAGTGCGTGCTGGTGGCGCCGGAGGTGTTCGACCAGCGGGACGAGGACGGCATCGTCGTCCTGTTGGACCCGGACCCGCCGCAGGAGCAGTACGGGAACGTGCGTGAGGCTGCGGCCGTCTGTCCCGCAGCCGCCATCGAGGTGCGCGAGTGA
- a CDS encoding NAD(P)/FAD-dependent oxidoreductase, whose amino-acid sequence MTWPRSVVVVGASAAGLAAAEGLRRQGYDGTLTLLGEEEHTPYDRPPLSKQLLSGSWEAERLALRTPEALSGLDLDLRPGSTAMALDTGTREVVLAGGSRVAYEALVVATGTRARRLPGTEDVTGVHVLRTLEDALALKAGLALAPHLVVVGGGFVGAEAAAVARGLGCEVTLVTDTPQPMSDALGSDVGAMLRQVHAEHGVRIETDVSVERVLSDRGRATGVALSDGRTVSAGAVLVGIGAQPNVEWLAGSGVPLGNGVECDATLCAGDGVWAAGDVASWPDPVTGTRIRIEHRTNAAEQGLAAARNLLAGPGAAKPFSTVPYVWSDQYDLKIQIHGLTRGADQFTLVDGSLEQRKFTALYGKGGRVCAAVGVNMLRPLRALRALVAARAPWDEALAAAAEAQTSTSSTSSDSNPATTGRAR is encoded by the coding sequence GTGACGTGGCCGCGCTCCGTCGTGGTCGTCGGCGCCTCGGCGGCCGGTCTCGCCGCCGCCGAAGGGCTGCGCCGCCAGGGCTACGACGGCACGCTGACACTGCTCGGCGAGGAAGAGCACACTCCGTACGACCGGCCGCCGCTGTCCAAGCAGCTGCTGTCGGGCAGTTGGGAAGCCGAGCGTCTCGCGCTGCGTACCCCCGAGGCGTTGTCGGGGCTGGATCTGGACCTGCGGCCCGGTTCGACAGCCATGGCCCTGGACACCGGGACGCGTGAGGTGGTGCTGGCCGGCGGTTCCCGGGTGGCGTACGAGGCGCTCGTGGTCGCCACCGGCACTCGCGCCCGGCGTCTGCCCGGCACCGAGGACGTGACCGGGGTGCATGTACTGCGCACCCTGGAGGATGCCCTCGCACTGAAAGCGGGGCTCGCGCTCGCGCCGCACTTGGTGGTCGTCGGCGGAGGCTTCGTCGGCGCGGAGGCCGCCGCCGTCGCGCGTGGCCTGGGCTGCGAGGTCACCCTGGTCACCGACACTCCGCAGCCGATGAGTGACGCCCTGGGCTCCGACGTCGGCGCCATGCTGCGCCAGGTGCACGCCGAGCACGGGGTGCGCATCGAGACGGATGTGAGCGTCGAGCGGGTCCTGAGCGATCGTGGGCGGGCGACCGGCGTCGCCCTGTCCGACGGCCGCACGGTGAGCGCCGGTGCGGTGCTGGTCGGCATCGGCGCACAGCCCAACGTCGAATGGCTGGCGGGCAGCGGCGTCCCGCTCGGCAACGGTGTCGAGTGCGACGCCACCCTCTGTGCCGGGGACGGCGTCTGGGCCGCGGGCGATGTCGCCTCCTGGCCCGATCCGGTCACCGGGACGCGTATCCGGATCGAGCACCGCACCAACGCCGCCGAACAGGGACTGGCGGCCGCGCGCAACCTGCTGGCCGGGCCCGGCGCCGCGAAGCCGTTCAGCACGGTGCCCTACGTGTGGTCCGACCAGTACGACCTGAAGATCCAGATCCATGGGCTCACCCGCGGAGCCGATCAATTCACGCTCGTGGACGGCTCCTTGGAGCAGCGGAAGTTCACCGCTCTCTACGGAAAGGGCGGCCGGGTCTGCGCAGCGGTCGGCGTCAACATGCTCCGCCCGCTGCGCGCCCTGCGCGCCCTCGTGGCCGCCCGCGCCCCGTGGGACGAGGCCCTGGCAGCAGCTGCGGAGGCGCAGACATCCACGTCATCCACGTCCTCCGACAGCAATCCCGCAACGACCGGAAGGGCCCGCTGA
- a CDS encoding NAD(P)-binding domain-containing protein: MGLGMIGGGVAVSLARSGRTPVVHDIRPDAADLLDGVPAPRSSPAEVARRSDVVMVAVVNAAQARDVICGESGLLSAAHPDLTVVLLSTVELPTVRELAAACRESGVGFLDCGVTPGDKAAEHGMVAIVGGADATVERAMPVLRDWAKKVVHCGPSGAGMATKIARNVVTYGSWRTVAEASALVEAAGVDLGALATVIESADPEGATLLQLLHMKQDGVPESLLRQVETLMVKDLGAAQELGASLGVDTPLVDVTREGARQTLGLDDAPARPLTPLPQDRRERGVEMMKRVYGPELADRVGEPADPFTTDTVDYLFADVWSRSELSVRDRRLLTLGVAASTGRADLIQIQTAGALANGEFSPEQLHEAVLHLALYVGWCNATATYQGVTAALAAHTTAPDHTASDHTPTEKR, translated from the coding sequence GTGGGGCTCGGCATGATCGGCGGTGGGGTTGCCGTCAGCCTGGCCCGCAGCGGCCGGACCCCGGTGGTCCACGACATCCGCCCGGACGCAGCGGACCTGCTGGACGGCGTACCGGCTCCCCGGTCCTCGCCCGCCGAGGTCGCGCGGCGCAGCGACGTGGTGATGGTGGCGGTCGTCAATGCCGCACAGGCCCGCGACGTGATCTGCGGCGAGAGCGGGCTGCTGTCCGCGGCCCATCCGGACCTGACGGTCGTACTGCTCAGCACCGTCGAGCTGCCCACCGTCCGCGAACTGGCCGCCGCCTGCCGGGAGTCGGGCGTCGGATTCCTTGACTGCGGGGTCACCCCGGGCGACAAGGCCGCCGAGCACGGCATGGTCGCCATCGTCGGCGGCGCCGACGCAACCGTCGAACGGGCGATGCCGGTGCTGCGGGACTGGGCCAAGAAGGTCGTGCACTGCGGCCCTTCCGGCGCCGGAATGGCCACCAAGATCGCCCGCAATGTCGTCACGTACGGCAGCTGGCGCACCGTGGCCGAAGCCTCCGCGCTGGTGGAGGCGGCGGGTGTGGACCTCGGCGCGCTCGCCACCGTCATCGAGAGCGCCGACCCCGAAGGCGCCACCCTGCTGCAGCTGCTGCACATGAAGCAGGACGGCGTACCGGAGTCGCTGCTGCGGCAGGTCGAGACCCTGATGGTCAAGGACCTCGGCGCGGCACAGGAGTTGGGTGCCTCGCTCGGCGTGGACACACCTCTGGTGGACGTCACCCGCGAGGGCGCCCGGCAGACCCTCGGACTGGACGACGCTCCCGCACGGCCACTCACGCCGCTGCCTCAGGACCGGCGTGAGCGGGGCGTGGAAATGATGAAGCGGGTCTACGGACCCGAACTGGCGGACCGCGTCGGCGAGCCCGCCGACCCTTTCACGACCGACACCGTCGACTACCTCTTCGCGGATGTCTGGAGCCGTTCTGAACTGTCCGTACGCGACCGGCGGCTGCTCACCCTCGGCGTCGCCGCGTCCACCGGCCGGGCCGACCTGATCCAGATCCAGACCGCCGGCGCCCTGGCCAACGGGGAGTTCAGCCCGGAGCAGCTGCACGAGGCCGTGCTGCACCTGGCGCTCTACGTCGGCTGGTGCAACGCCACCGCCACCTACCAGGGCGTCACCGCAGCCCTGGCCGCCCACACCACCGCACCCGACCACACCGCATCCGACCACACCCCCACGGAGAAGCGATGA
- a CDS encoding cytochrome P450 — MTAPLPAMPVQRTRPLDPPLEYDQLREEQPVTRVRFPNGSTGWLVTRFEEGSQVFSDPRMSARRPRHDTPEGEVSEADQEAPFNPTFVMMDEPDHSQYRRLLTGRFTPKNVQKRLQPYIDRIVDEHLDAIAAGPETFDFVQAMSLPIPCLVICELLGVPYEDRDGFHHATEAMMDMANPREERDRGAKWLIDYITNLVAEKRRTGAADGLLAELIQVADAEGSFLKDDELIGMGVLLLFAGHDTTAAMLGLSAFTLLTHDEQRKDFTAHPEKTGPAVEELLRYLTIVQFGLGRVAKENLELGGQQIAKGDLVVVAMPAANRDPRVFDNPDTPDFDRRMTRHLAFGYGVHQCLGQNIARAELKTVLPRLFARFPHLRLAVPADEVPMDTYGTNYAVKKLMVTR; from the coding sequence ATGACCGCGCCCCTTCCCGCCATGCCCGTCCAGCGCACCCGGCCGCTCGACCCGCCGCTGGAGTACGACCAGTTGCGCGAGGAGCAGCCCGTCACCCGGGTCCGCTTCCCCAACGGCTCCACCGGCTGGCTGGTGACCCGCTTCGAGGAAGGCAGTCAGGTCTTCTCCGACCCGCGGATGAGCGCCCGCCGTCCCCGGCACGACACCCCCGAGGGCGAAGTCTCCGAGGCCGACCAGGAGGCGCCGTTCAACCCGACGTTCGTGATGATGGACGAACCCGACCACAGCCAGTACCGCAGGCTGCTGACCGGCCGCTTCACACCGAAGAACGTACAGAAGCGGCTCCAGCCCTACATTGACCGCATCGTCGACGAGCACCTGGACGCCATCGCGGCCGGCCCGGAGACGTTCGACTTCGTGCAGGCGATGTCGCTGCCCATTCCCTGCCTGGTGATCTGCGAGCTGCTCGGGGTGCCCTACGAGGACCGGGACGGCTTCCACCACGCCACCGAGGCCATGATGGACATGGCCAACCCCCGCGAGGAGCGCGACCGCGGCGCGAAGTGGCTCATCGACTACATCACGAATCTTGTCGCCGAGAAGCGCCGTACGGGCGCGGCCGACGGTCTGCTCGCAGAGCTGATCCAGGTCGCCGACGCGGAGGGGTCCTTCCTCAAGGACGACGAACTGATCGGCATGGGGGTGCTGTTGCTCTTCGCCGGGCACGACACCACCGCCGCCATGCTGGGCCTCTCCGCCTTCACCCTGCTCACCCACGACGAGCAGCGGAAGGACTTCACCGCCCACCCGGAGAAGACCGGCCCGGCCGTCGAGGAACTGCTGCGCTACCTGACCATCGTGCAGTTCGGTCTCGGCCGCGTCGCCAAGGAGAACCTCGAACTGGGCGGCCAGCAGATCGCGAAGGGCGACCTCGTGGTCGTCGCCATGCCCGCCGCCAACCGCGACCCGCGCGTCTTCGACAACCCGGACACCCCCGACTTCGACCGCAGGATGACCCGCCACCTGGCCTTCGGCTACGGCGTCCACCAGTGCCTGGGCCAGAACATCGCCCGCGCCGAGCTCAAGACGGTGCTGCCGCGGCTCTTCGCCCGCTTCCCCCATCTGCGCCTCGCGGTGCCCGCCGATGAGGTCCCCATGGACACATACGGCACCAACTACGCGGTGAAGAAGCTCATGGTCACCCGCTAG
- a CDS encoding TetR/AcrR family transcriptional regulator has protein sequence MCAQPTEPGQPATERARSRKGEGERLRGEILDAVNRLLVEWGSTEKLTIRAVAKEVGVSAPSLYLHFSDKTEMIWEALADKYRDLADQMRAADGTARVEGADLLARLRAQVHTYCRFALRAPGQYRLMYEMRQPAVDADRIGRHPARLVSERFREAVTRCKNDGYALTLPVEQLAQTLWAGLHGNVALTHSLFPHASAEQLVLGLADGLLDSMIHAPGTEIRKVPDEENSAVVTAIRTILSTAEAPEQSDAAAGR, from the coding sequence ATGTGCGCGCAGCCGACCGAACCCGGGCAACCGGCCACCGAACGGGCCCGTTCCCGCAAGGGAGAGGGCGAACGGCTGCGCGGGGAGATCCTGGACGCGGTCAACCGGCTGCTGGTCGAGTGGGGCAGCACGGAGAAGCTCACCATCCGAGCAGTGGCCAAGGAGGTAGGGGTCTCCGCACCCAGCCTCTACCTGCACTTCTCCGACAAGACCGAGATGATCTGGGAAGCGCTCGCCGACAAGTACCGCGACCTCGCCGACCAGATGCGCGCCGCCGACGGAACCGCCCGCGTCGAGGGGGCGGACCTGCTCGCCCGGCTGCGGGCCCAGGTGCACACCTACTGCCGCTTCGCCCTCCGCGCACCGGGTCAGTACCGGCTCATGTACGAGATGCGCCAGCCGGCCGTCGACGCCGACCGCATCGGACGCCACCCCGCCAGGCTGGTCTCGGAACGCTTCCGGGAGGCCGTCACCCGCTGCAAGAACGACGGCTACGCGCTCACCCTCCCTGTGGAGCAACTCGCCCAGACCCTGTGGGCCGGGCTGCACGGCAACGTCGCCCTCACCCACAGCCTCTTCCCCCACGCCTCCGCCGAACAACTCGTACTCGGCCTGGCGGACGGGCTCCTGGACTCCATGATCCACGCCCCCGGCACAGAGATCCGGAAGGTGCCGGACGAAGAGAACTCCGCGGTGGTGACCGCGATCCGGACCATACTCAGCACCGCCGAAGCCCCCGAGCAGAGCGACGCTGCCGCAGGGCGGTGA
- a CDS encoding MATE family efflux transporter yields the protein MSHDRSAFMTIARTAAPLYVTTLAASAGSLVDTVLLGRHATASLAAFAVAVAVFGPATATVAGALRGVMPFITPHRENPDELLPLVRSGMWLAFAVGGVCAAVVAAVPLIGGLWGVQPAVLHQLGLLPWLLAASVLLIAVGGSATSVLVALGRSAQVMRSGLVGTAVSVTLSILLVGGPGPLPSHGLTGAGVAMLASSLISTGLNQLALRRRTVLAGRPLRPGRPDPRRVLRLAAVGIPLGGTVLVKFSVLGMLTFAAARISTDAAAVHGVSESLVNVIFTAAVAVGQSTVPLIADYASKRDLRRIRRSVGAGVRVALSAVTVLGAVLLALRGPVVGLFTTDDSLSHQVMRLLPLVLAVVVADALQAVAGFALVGLRRTGPSLVSTVVWFGVLAALAVPVADTYGLTGLWAALAAANLLQAGTKTYSFLRHSSHLRTQGVAVARTGGTSESAGRTTPGAQG from the coding sequence GTGAGCCACGACCGCAGCGCGTTCATGACCATCGCGAGGACCGCAGCCCCGCTCTACGTCACCACCCTGGCCGCGTCGGCGGGTTCGCTCGTCGACACGGTGCTGCTGGGCCGGCACGCGACCGCCTCACTGGCCGCCTTCGCGGTGGCCGTGGCGGTTTTCGGGCCGGCCACCGCCACCGTGGCCGGCGCGCTGCGCGGGGTGATGCCGTTCATCACGCCCCACCGTGAGAATCCGGACGAACTGCTGCCGCTCGTACGGAGCGGGATGTGGCTGGCGTTCGCGGTGGGCGGGGTGTGCGCGGCCGTGGTCGCCGCGGTCCCGCTCATCGGCGGACTCTGGGGCGTACAGCCTGCCGTGCTCCACCAACTGGGGCTGCTGCCCTGGCTGCTGGCGGCCAGTGTGCTGCTGATAGCCGTCGGCGGATCGGCGACATCGGTCCTGGTCGCGCTGGGCCGCTCCGCGCAGGTGATGCGTTCCGGTCTGGTGGGCACCGCCGTATCCGTCACGCTGTCGATCCTGCTGGTCGGCGGCCCGGGGCCGCTCCCGAGCCATGGACTGACCGGCGCGGGCGTGGCCATGCTCGCCTCCAGTCTGATCAGCACCGGCCTCAACCAACTGGCCCTGCGGCGGCGCACGGTACTGGCGGGACGGCCGCTGCGCCCCGGCCGGCCCGACCCGCGGCGTGTGCTGCGGCTGGCCGCGGTGGGCATCCCGCTCGGCGGGACGGTCCTGGTGAAGTTCTCGGTGCTGGGCATGCTGACGTTCGCGGCGGCCCGGATCAGTACGGACGCGGCAGCCGTGCACGGCGTCTCGGAGTCGCTGGTGAACGTCATCTTCACCGCGGCGGTCGCGGTCGGCCAGTCCACGGTCCCGCTGATCGCCGACTACGCGTCCAAGCGTGACCTCAGGAGGATCCGCCGCAGTGTGGGGGCGGGGGTCAGGGTGGCCCTGAGTGCGGTCACCGTGCTGGGGGCGGTGCTGCTGGCGCTGCGGGGCCCGGTGGTGGGCCTGTTCACGACGGACGACTCGCTCAGCCACCAGGTGATGAGACTGCTGCCTCTGGTCCTCGCGGTGGTGGTCGCGGACGCACTGCAGGCGGTGGCGGGCTTCGCCCTGGTCGGACTCAGGCGAACGGGCCCGAGTCTCGTGTCAACGGTGGTGTGGTTCGGGGTACTTGCCGCTCTGGCGGTCCCGGTGGCCGATACGTACGGTCTGACGGGCCTCTGGGCGGCGCTTGCGGCTGCGAACCTCCTGCAGGCCGGAACCAAGACGTACTCATTCCTGCGGCACAGCTCCCACCTGCGGACGCAAGGGGTCGCCGTAGCCCGTACGGGTGGCACCAGTGAGTCCGCAGGACGCACCACGCCCGGGGCACAAGGCTGA